One stretch of Candidatus Baltobacteraceae bacterium DNA includes these proteins:
- a CDS encoding alpha/beta hydrolase, producing MSQQQITFDDGKTTTLETWGSGGPNILCIHGMTSSRKSWNRTAGALELAYSVHAYDQRGHGDSAAIKGPMSFKRIVRDCIEVQDAIPGGIDTIIGHSWGGAVAILAGLQMGVSRIVAIDPMFRPWGRTSWTEHWHEEMDPILNLHGADRERKIMEEYQGLPDIEVQAKIHALQHMTIDPLIGIGVENGADEGKLDLRESIVNYPKPLLFMLADESDSVVHRDDVKFIREHGGSNVTMRVFPGQSHSLHRTGFDEYMRVLDAYISVPA from the coding sequence ATGAGTCAACAACAGATAACATTCGACGACGGCAAAACGACGACGCTGGAGACGTGGGGTTCGGGCGGTCCGAACATCTTGTGCATCCACGGCATGACGAGCTCGCGCAAGTCCTGGAACCGCACTGCGGGCGCACTCGAGCTTGCTTACAGCGTGCACGCGTACGATCAGCGTGGACACGGTGATTCGGCCGCGATCAAAGGACCGATGAGCTTCAAACGCATCGTGCGCGATTGTATCGAAGTGCAAGATGCGATCCCGGGCGGAATCGACACTATCATCGGGCACTCGTGGGGAGGGGCCGTTGCCATACTCGCGGGTCTGCAGATGGGGGTCTCGCGCATCGTCGCGATCGATCCGATGTTTCGTCCGTGGGGACGCACGTCGTGGACCGAGCATTGGCATGAGGAAATGGATCCGATTCTGAATCTGCACGGCGCCGACCGTGAACGGAAGATCATGGAAGAATACCAGGGTCTTCCGGACATCGAGGTTCAGGCCAAAATTCATGCTCTGCAGCATATGACGATCGATCCGCTAATCGGCATCGGCGTCGAGAACGGAGCCGACGAAGGCAAGCTCGATCTGCGCGAGAGTATCGTGAACTATCCCAAGCCCCTGTTGTTTATGCTTGCCGACGAGTCCGACTCCGTCGTCCATCGCGATGACGTCAAGTTCATTCGCGAGCACGGCGGCTCGAACGTGACGATGCGTGTGTTCCCCGGGCAAAGCCACAGCCTCCACCGGACGGGATTCGACGAGTACATGCGTGTGCTCGACGCATATATCAGCGTTCCCGCCTAG
- the pxpB gene encoding 5-oxoprolinase subunit PxpB has translation MQVSNVPESSSNPSPPKFLDAGDSAVIVEFGRVVDVALHDRVLALDAAVTAAKIDGVTETVPTYRSLMIYYDARSIERDQIIARVEKLLAQTSSVLIEPKVRTIPVCYAPPHAEDLAEVAQHLNLSQDRIIDIFTNTPYRVYMFGFLPGFAYLGRLPEAIGIPRRATPRSPAQTGAVLIAAEQVVITGVTMTTGWYMIGRTPLRIFDLARESPFIFDVGDEVRFEPIDNATFERLQSGHAK, from the coding sequence GTGCAGGTCTCGAACGTGCCGGAATCAAGCTCAAACCCTTCGCCGCCTAAATTCCTCGACGCCGGTGACTCGGCGGTCATCGTCGAGTTCGGCCGTGTCGTCGACGTAGCGCTGCACGATCGCGTGCTGGCGCTCGATGCCGCCGTTACGGCAGCGAAGATCGATGGCGTTACGGAAACTGTACCGACGTATCGCTCGCTGATGATTTACTACGATGCACGGAGCATCGAACGGGACCAGATCATTGCTCGCGTCGAGAAGCTGCTCGCGCAAACAAGCTCGGTACTTATCGAGCCGAAGGTGCGCACGATTCCGGTTTGCTATGCGCCTCCGCACGCGGAAGATCTCGCCGAGGTTGCGCAGCACTTGAACTTGAGCCAAGACCGCATCATCGACATCTTCACGAACACGCCGTATCGCGTCTACATGTTCGGATTTCTCCCAGGCTTTGCGTACCTCGGCCGCTTGCCGGAGGCAATCGGGATCCCACGCCGCGCAACACCGCGTTCACCGGCCCAGACGGGCGCCGTGCTGATCGCTGCCGAGCAAGTCGTCATCACCGGCGTTACGATGACGACCGGATGGTACATGATCGGCCGCACGCCGCTGCGCATCTTCGATCTCGCACGCGAATCGCCGTTCATTTTCGACGTCGGCGACGAAGTGCGATTCGAGCCAATCGACAACGCAACGTTCGAGAGGCTCCAATCGGGCCACGCAAAATGA
- a CDS encoding biotin-dependent carboxyltransferase family protein, which yields MNGRLRILRAGPGETIQDAGRFGYLRYGIVASGPMDWIAFSLANQALANPPDAASIEISMAGIEVVCEGAPLMIAFAGGGFLWDRDGTRLPPAAAIALQPGEQLRASAGAWGTWTYLAVADGIDVPPVLGSRSTYARFAIGGLEGRALRAGDVLSVRAGATRSLMEGTLRTPLLERSSAPVRVVLGPQDDYFTSVARETFFSESYTVSGRFDRMGYWLEGPKLTHEAGFDIVSDGIPLGAIQVPGAGQPVILMADHQATGGYPKLGTLTHADVGRFAQHRPGERVRFLPCAVEAAHRALRDVYAALDQTTLRAGDEILSSSNLIGGVVDGT from the coding sequence ATGAACGGACGCTTGCGCATCCTGCGTGCCGGACCCGGCGAGACCATTCAGGATGCCGGACGATTCGGGTATCTCCGTTACGGCATCGTTGCATCGGGGCCGATGGATTGGATCGCGTTCAGCCTCGCGAATCAGGCGCTCGCAAATCCACCGGACGCTGCGTCGATCGAGATTTCGATGGCCGGAATCGAAGTCGTGTGCGAAGGTGCGCCGCTCATGATTGCATTCGCCGGCGGCGGATTCTTGTGGGACCGCGACGGCACACGCTTGCCGCCTGCAGCGGCGATCGCGCTGCAGCCCGGCGAGCAACTGCGCGCAAGCGCAGGCGCGTGGGGCACATGGACGTATCTCGCGGTCGCAGACGGCATCGACGTTCCGCCGGTGCTCGGCAGCCGCTCAACGTATGCGCGATTTGCGATCGGCGGACTCGAAGGCCGTGCGCTTCGTGCGGGGGATGTTCTGAGTGTGCGTGCCGGCGCGACCCGGAGCTTAATGGAAGGAACGCTACGCACGCCCTTACTCGAACGCTCGAGTGCGCCGGTCCGCGTGGTGCTGGGGCCGCAAGATGATTACTTCACGAGCGTTGCGCGCGAAACGTTCTTCTCCGAAAGCTACACAGTCAGCGGACGCTTCGATCGTATGGGCTATTGGCTTGAAGGTCCAAAACTGACGCACGAAGCCGGCTTTGATATCGTCTCGGACGGTATTCCGCTCGGCGCGATTCAGGTGCCCGGCGCGGGCCAACCGGTGATCTTGATGGCCGATCATCAAGCGACGGGCGGCTATCCGAAGCTCGGCACATTGACGCACGCCGATGTCGGACGCTTCGCGCAGCATCGTCCGGGCGAACGCGTGCGTTTCTTGCCGTGCGCAGTTGAGGCTGCGCATCGCGCACTACGCGACGTGTATGCGGCGCTCGATCAAACGACGCTGCGCGCAGGCGACGAGATTCTCAGCTCGAGCAATCTCATCGGCGGGGTGGTCGACGGAACCTAA
- a CDS encoding NADP-dependent oxidoreductase codes for MNKRVLLARRPQGEPVDSDFRFVEEPVPALGDGQVLLRTRYLSLDPYMRGRMSAARSYAKSVEIGEMMVGGAVSEVIESKDASFRKGDFVLGYTGWQTEHVSLGDGLRKLDPKAAPVTYALGVLGMPGQTAYCALLDIGKPQPGETVVVSSASGAVGSVAGQIAKIKGCRVIGIAGSDEKCAYVTAELGFDACINRRTEDLSAALTAHCPGGIDFYFDNTGGPILHAVMGQLSLHARIAIVGMIDQYNALVPPPGPNPRPMLTMRATMQGFLVSDHQAHVAAFERDVAGWLREGKIRYREDVVEGLENAPRALIGMLRGENFGKLIVKV; via the coding sequence ATGAACAAGCGCGTCTTGCTAGCCAGGCGGCCCCAAGGCGAACCTGTCGATTCCGATTTCCGATTCGTCGAGGAACCGGTTCCGGCGCTCGGCGACGGACAAGTGCTGCTGCGAACGCGCTATCTTTCGCTCGATCCGTACATGCGCGGACGGATGAGCGCCGCGCGCTCGTATGCAAAGTCGGTCGAAATCGGCGAGATGATGGTCGGCGGCGCCGTGAGTGAAGTCATCGAGTCCAAGGACGCGTCGTTTCGCAAAGGTGATTTCGTTCTTGGCTACACCGGATGGCAGACGGAGCACGTCAGCTTGGGCGACGGACTTCGTAAGCTCGATCCGAAAGCCGCGCCGGTTACTTACGCGCTCGGCGTTCTCGGTATGCCCGGTCAAACCGCGTATTGTGCGCTGCTCGATATCGGCAAGCCGCAACCCGGCGAAACAGTCGTCGTCTCTTCCGCGTCCGGAGCGGTCGGCAGCGTCGCGGGACAGATCGCAAAGATCAAAGGTTGCCGCGTGATCGGCATCGCGGGCAGCGATGAAAAGTGCGCTTACGTGACGGCGGAGCTTGGCTTCGATGCGTGCATCAACCGGCGTACCGAAGACCTCAGCGCCGCGCTAACGGCGCACTGCCCGGGCGGCATCGACTTTTATTTCGATAACACCGGCGGCCCGATTTTGCATGCAGTTATGGGACAGCTGAGCCTTCACGCACGCATCGCGATCGTCGGGATGATCGATCAGTACAATGCCCTCGTCCCTCCGCCCGGACCGAACCCGCGTCCGATGCTGACGATGCGCGCAACGATGCAGGGCTTTCTGGTCAGCGACCATCAGGCGCATGTGGCGGCCTTCGAGCGTGACGTCGCCGGATGGCTGCGTGAGGGGAAGATACGGTACCGGGAAGACGTGGTCGAGGGCCTCGAGAACGCGCCGCGCGCGTTGATCGGGATGCTTCGCGGGGAGAACTTTGGAAAGCTGATCGTCAAGGTCTGA
- a CDS encoding 5-oxoprolinase subunit PxpA encodes MDLNCDMGESYGVYKLGDDMAMLEVITTANVACGFHGGDPEVMAETMSAAKKNGVAVGAHPGFPDLWGFGRRRIPYSTDEIIRFVAYQIGAAAAMATLVGHKLTSVKAHGALGNMAAEEIEIARAVARATKAVDPSLALLVIGGSQLQRAGEEAGLRLVHEIYADRAYGDDGQLVSRKIEGAVIHDPDVVMQRVVDMVAESAVISTSGKRLHTKIESVCVHGDTPGAVAIGRKVRAGLERAGIKLKPFAA; translated from the coding sequence ATGGATCTGAACTGCGACATGGGCGAGAGCTACGGCGTCTACAAGCTCGGCGACGACATGGCGATGCTCGAAGTTATCACGACGGCAAACGTGGCCTGTGGATTTCACGGCGGCGATCCCGAGGTGATGGCCGAAACGATGAGCGCCGCCAAGAAAAACGGCGTCGCGGTCGGCGCACATCCGGGATTTCCCGATCTGTGGGGATTTGGGCGTCGGCGCATTCCATATTCGACCGATGAGATCATTCGGTTTGTCGCGTATCAAATCGGCGCCGCGGCCGCAATGGCAACGCTTGTCGGACACAAGCTCACGTCGGTGAAAGCACACGGCGCCCTCGGCAATATGGCAGCCGAGGAAATCGAGATCGCTCGCGCCGTGGCGCGTGCAACAAAGGCGGTCGATCCATCGCTCGCGCTTCTCGTCATCGGCGGCTCGCAGCTGCAGCGCGCCGGCGAAGAAGCCGGACTGCGTTTAGTTCACGAAATCTACGCCGACCGCGCGTACGGCGACGATGGACAGCTCGTGTCACGCAAGATCGAAGGTGCCGTCATTCACGATCCCGATGTGGTTATGCAGCGCGTCGTCGACATGGTGGCGGAATCCGCGGTGATCTCGACGAGCGGTAAGCGGCTTCACACCAAGATCGAAAGCGTGTGCGTGCATGGCGACACGCCCGGCGCCGTCGCAATCGGACGCAAGGTGCGTGCAGGTCTCGAACGTGCCGGAATCAAGCTCAAACCCTTCGCCGCCTAA
- a CDS encoding methylmalonyl-CoA mutase family protein, which yields MAKMIERATPLKRSGPGSGATDRTISDIPLKELYGPEDTAALDLERDLGKPGEYPYTRGIHPSMYRGRLWTMRQFAGFGNAKQTNERYHFLLAQGQMGLSVAFDMPTLMGYDSDAPQSLGEVGKCGVAIDSLADMEQLFDGIDMGAITTSMTINGPACIALAQYVAAAEKKGIPRRSLGGTIQADILKEYIAQKEWIFPPRPHVRIIVDMMKFCTEQMPKWNTISISGYHIREAGSTAVQELAFTLADGFAYVEAATKAGMDIDSFAPRLSFFFNSHIDFFEEICKFRAARRIYARHMREKYGAKDPRSWQLRFHTQTAGCSATAQQPLNNVARVAFEAMAAVLGGTQSLHTNSMDEVLALPSERAVEVALRTQQVLAYETNVTNVVDPLGGSYFIESLTDEMERQAEDYFRRIEEFGGCIEAIEAGFLQKEIADASYSYQRSLETQDRIIVGVNAFEREGSEKDIELLRIEPKVEMEQAKRVKSTRTNRDAAGVEKALAALKRACADSSINVMPPLIDAVNAMATEGEIVEAMVSVYGRYTETPRY from the coding sequence ATGGCCAAAATGATCGAACGGGCAACGCCCCTCAAGCGCAGCGGACCCGGCTCCGGTGCGACCGACCGGACGATCTCCGACATACCGTTAAAAGAGCTGTACGGCCCGGAGGATACCGCCGCGCTCGATCTGGAGCGCGATCTCGGTAAGCCGGGTGAGTATCCGTACACACGCGGCATCCATCCGTCGATGTATCGCGGACGTTTGTGGACGATGCGTCAATTCGCCGGCTTCGGAAACGCGAAGCAAACGAACGAGCGCTATCATTTCTTATTGGCGCAAGGTCAGATGGGTCTCTCGGTCGCGTTCGACATGCCGACCTTGATGGGTTACGACTCCGACGCCCCGCAGTCGCTCGGTGAAGTCGGCAAATGCGGCGTTGCGATCGACTCGCTCGCCGACATGGAACAGCTCTTCGACGGCATCGACATGGGCGCGATAACGACCTCGATGACGATCAACGGTCCGGCCTGCATCGCGCTCGCGCAATACGTTGCGGCCGCGGAGAAGAAAGGGATCCCACGCCGTTCGCTGGGTGGCACGATTCAGGCGGACATTCTCAAAGAGTACATCGCGCAGAAAGAGTGGATCTTTCCGCCGCGCCCGCACGTGCGCATCATCGTCGACATGATGAAGTTCTGCACGGAGCAGATGCCCAAGTGGAACACGATCTCGATTTCGGGTTATCACATCCGTGAAGCCGGGTCGACCGCCGTGCAAGAGCTTGCGTTCACGCTTGCCGACGGATTCGCGTACGTCGAGGCCGCGACGAAAGCCGGAATGGACATCGACAGCTTTGCGCCGCGTCTGTCGTTTTTCTTCAACTCGCATATCGACTTCTTCGAGGAGATTTGCAAGTTCCGCGCGGCGCGCCGCATCTACGCGCGGCACATGCGTGAAAAATACGGTGCAAAGGATCCGCGTTCTTGGCAGCTGCGTTTCCACACACAGACGGCCGGTTGCAGCGCAACCGCGCAGCAGCCGCTCAACAATGTCGCGCGCGTTGCCTTCGAAGCGATGGCCGCCGTACTCGGCGGCACCCAGTCGCTGCACACCAATTCGATGGACGAGGTCCTCGCGCTTCCGAGCGAGCGTGCCGTCGAGGTTGCGTTGCGCACGCAACAGGTTCTCGCTTACGAAACCAACGTGACGAACGTCGTCGATCCGCTCGGCGGATCGTACTTCATCGAGTCATTGACCGACGAGATGGAGCGGCAAGCCGAAGATTATTTTCGCCGCATCGAGGAGTTCGGCGGCTGCATCGAGGCCATCGAGGCCGGGTTCTTGCAGAAAGAGATCGCGGACGCGTCCTACAGCTATCAGCGCTCGCTCGAAACGCAAGATCGTATCATCGTCGGCGTCAATGCGTTTGAACGCGAAGGTTCCGAAAAGGACATCGAGCTGCTGCGCATCGAGCCGAAGGTTGAAATGGAGCAGGCGAAGCGCGTCAAGAGCACGCGAACGAATCGCGACGCTGCCGGCGTCGAGAAGGCGCTGGCCGCGCTCAAACGCGCCTGCGCCGATTCATCGATCAACGTCATGCCGCCGCTCATCGACGCGGTGAACGCGATGGCAACCGAAGGCGAGATTGTCGAGGCGATGGTCTCGGTCTATGGCCGCTACACGGAAACCCCACGTTACTAG